Within the Thermococcus peptonophilus genome, the region GGCGCTTTATCTCGTCCCTCACTTCACGGTACTTCTCTATCGGCTGGCCGTAGGGGGGGTCATCCAGCCCCCAGTCCCAGGTCTTTTCGGGCGGGGGGGCGTAGGGGGGGCACTTGTCGAGACAGCCCATCGTGATGACGATGTAGCTTTATCGGCCATCTCCTCGGTGTAGAGCTTGGGGGGGTACTGGCCCTCAAGGGAGATGCCAATTTCCTCCATGACCTTCCTCGCGAGCGGGTCTATTTCCTCAGCAGGCTCAGTCCCGGCGCTCATGGCCTTGAACCTCAGGTCGTCGTTGAAGTGGTTGAAGAAAGCCTCCGCCATCTGGCTCCTTGCAGAGTTCTTCACGCAGACGAAGAGGATGAGCTTCTCGTCCATTTCTTCACCCTAGGGAGGGTCAGAACGGCCTTTTAAATGCCTTTTCGCAGTAGTCTATAGAGTGCTATATAGATGGAGAAGATTTCATTAGCACTTCCACCTTTGGTTTTAAAAACCCTTTTATTTGAGCATCCCTTCAACCAACCGGGTGTGTGGAAAATGGGCGAGAAAAAGGGGTTAAGCTTTTTCGAAAAGTACCTCTCCCTCTGGGTGGCGCTTTGCATAATAGCGGGCATAGCGCTCGGAAAGCTCATACCGTCGGTGCCCCAGGCACTCTCAAAACTTACGATAGCCAACGTCAACATGCCGATAGCGGTCCTAATCTGGGCGATGATATACCCCATGATGGTCAAGGTGGACTTTTCAGCCATCAAGAGAGTTCACAAGGGTCAGATGCTCAAAGGACTGACCGTCACATGGGTGACCAACTGGCTAATAAAGCCCTTCAGCATGTTCCTCATAAGCTCGTTCTTCATAGGGACGCTCTTCTCCCTCAAGTTTGGCATAATCGACCCCTCGCTTGCTAGGGAGTACATAGCCGGTGCAATACTCCTCGGTGCAGCACCGTGCACGGCAATGGTCTTCGTGTGGAGCTATTTGGCCGATGGCGACCCTCTCTATACGCTTGTGCAGGTGGCTACCAACGACCTTATAATCCTCATCGCCTTCGCTCCAATAGTCGGCTTCCTCATGGGCCTAAACGAGGTTCCCGTTCCATACGACACGCTCCTCCTCTCCGTGGTGCTCTTCGTCGTCATCCCGCTAACAGCGGGCTACCTCTCAAGGAGACACATCCTGAGAACCAAGGGGCCGGAGTGGTTCGAGCGCCAGTTCCTTCCAAAGCTCAACACGGTCTCGATAATTGGCCTCCTCCTCACGCTGATACTCCTCTTCTCGTTCCAGGGAGAGATAATCCTTGAAAACCCGCTCCACATAGTCCTCATAGCCATTCCGCTGACGATACAGACATACCTCATCTTCGCAATAGCCTACGGGTGGAGCTGGCTCTGGAAGCTCCCCCATAAGGTAGCAGCACCGGCCTCTTTCATAGGGGCAAGCAACTTCTTTGAGTTAGCGGTGGCGGTTGCGATAGCACTCTTCGGCCTTGAAAGCGGAGCGGCTTTAGCCACGGTGGTCGGTGTTTTGGAAGAAGTGCCAATAATGCTGAGCCTCGTGTGGATAGCCAACAAGACGAGAGGACTTTTCACGGCCAGGTTTGATGCAGGAAGCGCGGTTCCAACGCTTGAAGAGGAGTGAATGTTTCCCTTCTCTTTTTCTTCTTCACCTCACGACCCATATCGTCAAGACCATAAAGATGTAGGCAAGAATGCTCACCAGTAGGTGCACCTTTATCCAGAACTGCCTCTTCTTGGAGAGAAAGATGAAGGCGCCACTAAGCATCGATAGGCCCATCAGACCAAAGGTCACGTATCCAAGAGTCCCGTGGTCCAAAACTACCATATCATACCCTCCCAACTGGGAATATGTAGAGAGGGGTGCCTTCCGTGCCCAGTATCTCAGCCACTCCTTCATCATTAAACGCTCCCACAGCCACCGTCCCCAGCCCCAGGGCCGTAGCCTGGAGGTAAATATTCTGGCCGATGTGTCCCGCTTCCATATGGACGTACCTGACGCCCCTCTCCCCGTAGTACTTGGTAGCCTCTCATAGAAGGCCACGAGTACGATGTCCACGGCAGCCTTTCCAACCCACTCCTGGTTCAGTGCGGCCTTCTGGAGCTCCCTCCTGAAGTCTCCCTCCTTAACCAAAGTCAGGCTGTGCTCAAAGGGGTCGTAGTGGTAGATTCCAGCCCTTAACCCATCAACGTTGCCCACAACAACAAAGATTTCGAAGGGATACGTAGCCCCCGCGCTTGGGGCTGCCCTCTTTTCATCGCGGGTTATCCCCTGGCAGGCCCACAGGAGCTGGCCTAGCTCTTCCGGGCCTAAAGGTTCAGCTTTGTACGTCCTAATGCTTCTCCGCTTTGCAATGGCTTCTTCAACGCTCATGGCACCTTCTAACCTTGGCAGAGGCAGAAGAATTCTCTCCCCGTAGTACGGGGTCTGACTTTCTTGGGGGATATATAGCTTAAGGAGTAGGGCAAAAGATGACACCATCACAAGAACCACAACGAGTACAGCCACTCTCCGATAGTTCATGTTTGCGGTTACGTTGTCATGATATTTTAGAGTTTTGAACGGGGCATTCCTATTCATGGAGCCCACTAAAGAGATCCCACGTCAAGCTGTTGATATCGAAACTTTAATTAGTGAAAATATTCTCATTTAATTTTGGGTTGTGTCATGAGGGTTGAAGTTCATGCTCCAAGGCTTAGGGGGTATATGAGCGTTGAAGAAGCAATAAACCTTAGAAAAAGCATAGCATACAAAACTACAAAGATGTATCGCTAAACTCTTGGACATATCTCCCGGCTCTCTGGGTTGCCTACGGGATAAACGCCTGAGGTAAGAGAACTTCTCCAAGCGCTGACTCCTGTTATCCCTTCGAGGTCTACCTTGCTGTTTCAAAGGTTGATGGCCTTAATCTAGGTCTCTACCACACGGCTGGAAGGCCCACAGCCTTGAGCTCATGAGAGGGGAGATTACAGGTACGCGCACATAGATGCGGGACATATGGGGCAGAGCATCTACATTCAGGAAACTGCATTGGAACCTGGAACCGTTTGCCGTTGGGTCACTCATTGACGAGGAAGTCAAAAAATTAATGAGAGTCCCAGGAGAGCAGCTCTACATCTTCCCAGTCGAAATTCCGTGGGGATGAACCCGAGAGGGATTAAAGTTCCCGGAGCTCTTTGAGCTTAATGAGAACCTCTTCCTTCTCTCTTATTAGGTTCTGCCGCCAAACTTCATTCCCATCTTTGAGGTAGACGAGCGTCGGGACGTTCAGAATGCCGAACTTCCCAACTAGCTCGCTCCACTTCTCGGCATTTACGTGGACAATGGCTATT harbors:
- a CDS encoding LPXTG cell wall anchor domain-containing protein, yielding MVVLDHGTLGYVTFGLMGLSMLSGAFIFLSKKRQFWIKVHLLVSILAYIFMVLTIWVVR
- the arsB gene encoding ACR3 family arsenite efflux transporter, whose product is MGEKKGLSFFEKYLSLWVALCIIAGIALGKLIPSVPQALSKLTIANVNMPIAVLIWAMIYPMMVKVDFSAIKRVHKGQMLKGLTVTWVTNWLIKPFSMFLISSFFIGTLFSLKFGIIDPSLAREYIAGAILLGAAPCTAMVFVWSYLADGDPLYTLVQVATNDLIILIAFAPIVGFLMGLNEVPVPYDTLLLSVVLFVVIPLTAGYLSRRHILRTKGPEWFERQFLPKLNTVSIIGLLLTLILLFSFQGEIILENPLHIVLIAIPLTIQTYLIFAIAYGWSWLWKLPHKVAAPASFIGASNFFELAVAVAIALFGLESGAALATVVGVLEEVPIMLSLVWIANKTRGLFTARFDAGSAVPTLEEE
- a CDS encoding thioredoxin family protein produces the protein MIVEYDGKADFTNGKVVLWFSIPGCPPCRLVESFMEELSDEFREIAIVHVNAEKWSELVGKFGILNVPTLVYLKDGNEVWRQNLIREKEEVLIKLKELREL